Within the Enterococcus hirae ATCC 9790 genome, the region ATAGGAGGATAAATTTGGCTGAGATAAGTTGGATCAAACTTAAAACTACTATGTTTGACGATGAAAAAATACGATTAATCCAAGCTGTTCCTGAGTCGGATGCCATCATCGTTATATGGATTCGATTACTAGTTTTAGCAGGAAAGACTAACGACGATGGTCTGATATATATCCAGAGGAACATGCCTTATACCGAAGAAATGCTTGCTACATTGTTTGGCAAAAACGTAAATACGGTTCGCTTAGCGCTAACTACATTGGCAAATTTCAACATGATTGATCTAAGCAGTGATGGACTAATTGCCATCAGTAATTGGGAAAAACATCAAAATATCGAGGGTATGGATAAAGTAAGGCTAAAAAATGCTGAAAGAAACCGTAAATACAGGGAAAGAAAGAGACAGGAACGTCTCAAATTGGAAAATGACGTTAGCGTGACGTCACGTGAGGGTACAGATAAAGATATAGAAGAAGATAAAGATATAGATAAAGAAGAAAAGAAAGGTAAGTATTCTGACGAACACTTACGCCTTGCTAAAAAAATGCAAAGGAATTTAACTGAAGATTTTCCAAAAGAAATGAACAAAGTAGATATCGAAAAATGGGCAGACACAATCAGGTTGATGGAAGAAAGAGATAAAGCGTCTATAGAAGCGATTGAGTATGTGATCAATTGGCTACCTACAAATGAATTTTGGTTTGGAAATATTAGAAGTGCTAAGAAATTGAGAGAAAAATTTGAGAAGCTCAAATTCGAAATCAAAGCAGACAAGAAGAATCATAAAAAGCAAAGTCAAAAACTACAGTACAGCAATCCTAGTGAATATGACGACTTGCCAATTTAAAAAGGAGATGCATCACATGGAAAGCCTAGCAAATGCTATGGAGAAGCTAATAAGAAGAGTATTAGTGCAAAGCGGAAAATGTCCAGAATGTAGCGAACCTTTGTATAGTTGGCGAGCTAAAAATAAGGATGGTTCAGAACGCTGTAAACCAACATGCATGAGTTGTGGTTATAAAGCGTTACGTGTGAAAGAGGATATACAGACCGAACGGATATATAACGACAGCTTAAAAGCGCGAGCATTGAGTTTTTTTCAAAATGGTTCGGTATTAACAGATAAAACTTTGTTTAAATGCAAAATGGAAAATTATCACGTAGTGGATCAAGAAACGAAAATTGCTTTAGAAAGAGCTAAAAGCTATGTAAATGATGTCCTACTGAACCATCCTGCACATTTCATTCTATCAGGGAAATCAGGAAGCGGAAAAAGCCACTTGTCAATGGCGACAGCTTGGGAAATACTTGAGCGCTCAAATTATGACAAGAAAATACTTTTTATAAGCTATCAAGAATTATTAGAACAAATAAAGTTCTCTTATAACAATGCTGAACTGAGAAAAGAAATTGAAGGATCGCTTATAGCCGATATTAAAACAACTGATTTGGTGGTTTTTGACGATATTGGAGCTGAATTAGGTAGTGGGGTATCAAATAGTAGGCAGTTTACAAACAATACGTTAAACACGCTCTTGGAAGCCAGACAGAACAAGGCAACGATCATCACAACAAACTTATCTGGTCCCGAACTAAGAGAAGCCTACGGCGAAAGAATTGTTTCTAGGATATTTAAGAATTCAGAAGGTTATGCGCTGAAATTCCAACAAACAGCAGACAAGCGTATAAAACCAGTGAAAGGTAGTATCGCATGAATAAATACCGTAATAAAAAAACTGTTCATCGAGGTATCAAGTTTGATTCTATAGCGGAAGCAGAGTATTACGATCTAGCCTTGTGGCAAGCTGAAGCTAACGGCTGGAAAGTAAAACTTCAGGAAAGATTTGAGCTAATGCCGAAATTTGAACTAGACGGAAAGAAGTATCGCAAGATCGAGTATATTCCTGACTTCACATTTTATAAAAACGGCAAACTTGTCAAAGTCGTAGATGTTAAAGGAATGCAGACAAAAGACTTTAAGATCAAGGCAAAGTTGTTTTGTCATCAATATCAAGTGCCGTTGATATTAGCTAAAAAATATCGGAATACGTTCAAGGAAGAGCGTTTTTAACGAGGTGGTCCATCATGACAACAGAAGAAGTGATTCAAATGCGTATTCGAAGCATTCAACGTGAAATTGACGATCTGGAACGAACAAAGGCAGTGATGGTCAATGAAACGGCTAGAAAGGCAATCGATTTGCACATAGAAAATTTAAGAAGGGAAATCCATCGATTGGAGGAATGAGCGTGGATAAGAAAGCAACAATGAAACGAATCATCGAACTGACACATTCTGAGAATTGGCAAGAAGACAAAGAAATAGTTGCAGAAGTCCAAAAGCTCGGCAAATCAATGTGGGCTGAAAAAACCAAACGGAGAACGCCGAGAAAAATTGCAATCTGGCATGGTGATCGAATTCTAGTAACAGGTACTGCTGAACAGTTATCTGAAATTACTGGTCTGAGCAAAAATATTATCTGGGATAGAGCTAGGAGCTTATGGATTGATTCAAAGGGACGACAGTTTAGGTATGTGGAGGAGAAATAATGGATCTCATTACACAATACAGTGATATCATCCTCAAGAAAATCATGATGAAGATTCAGAAAGACAAAAAATCAAAAGAACGAGCGGAATTAGTTAAGTTGGAAATGGCTGAAACAGGAGCAGGAGTGCGAAGTAGCAGGCATTGGAAAGCAGCAGCAAACATTGAATTCTATTACAACGAAATTCAAAAAGGGTTCGATCAGATGCGTGAGCTGGATCGGCAAACAAATTGGAGCAAGAAACTTCATCAAGATCGTTTCAAATTTGTAGAAAAGTATAGAGAGATACTGAATGAGTATTTCGAGGAGGACTAGATGTTTAATTTAATGTTAGCGTCAATTCACATTTTATTCTATATAACGATATTTGTAGCTATATTAATTAATACGATAAAAAGCGGTTTTTTAACACCAATCGGCACAATTTTAACATTAGCTTCATTTGTTACAAGTTGTATTATCCAACTTAAATATATAAAGGAGAATGAATAATGGACGAACTAATCACAAAAGTAGAGCAGTGGGCTAAAGATAAGGGATTGGATCAAGCTGATTCCAGCAAGCAAATGTTAAAAACGATCGAAGAGATTGGGGAAGTTGCCGCTTCTCTAGCTAGAAAAGATGAACATGGTTTAAGAGACGGAATTGGAGACGTAGTAGTAACCTTGATTATTTTAGCTATGCAAAATGATATGGATTTGTACGAGTGTCTGAACCAAGCATACAACGAAATCAAAGGACGCACAGGGAAAATGGTATATGGTGTATTCGTGAAGTCGAGTGATTTGGAGGAAGCGGAATGAATGTTCAAAATAGCATTTTATCTGTTCGATTACACAGATGGTTCGTTTAAGAAAGTTTATTTTCATCACTGGAATGATAGCAAACCTGTTTTTACAAAAAACAAGAAGAGAGCAAAGAAGTATTTTGATGAAAGATCAGCAAATAAAGATATAGTGCAGTTAAAAAAAGCAGAATCACCATCTGCGAAAACATTGTCAATTCGATTGGAGGAAAAAGAATGAAAATAAAAGACGGATTTTACGCTAGTAGTCATGGTATCGGCGGTTTAATGCTAGATATGCCGACAAAGAAACCTAAAACACGTAAGAAACCAAAATTCAAAGTCGGTGACATGGTTCGCTGTGAAGCAGAAGAGTTCATTTATCCGTTTCGTGGATATGTAGAACACGTCTATAATCACTCAGCAATCATTCGCATTGAAAACACGATGGAATGTGACAAGTGGTTAGCGAAAAGCAAAGAGAATTTAGCTGTAGCGAGATTGGTGGATATGGAACTAATCAATGACAAATAAAAAAGCCGGATCGCTCCGACTGATGTAATAAATCCGACAAGTTTATTATATCACATAAAAGGAGCGGTTTGACTTGATGCAATTGTTACGAGAGGTAGATTTCAAACAGACAAGATGTAATGCGAGAGATGTGCTGAAGAACTTTCGGCGTTTGGAGCGGATGGCAGGTCGCTCTTTGATAGATATTAAGTCGCCGATTATTACGGATATGCCGAAGGCGCCGAAGCACGGCAATAAGGCAGAGGACGCGATCATTCAGATGATGGATATAGAAGCAGAGAGAGATGCGATTCTAGCGGCTTTGATGGCACTTAGTCTGATTAGTCGTCAGATACTCTACTACAGCTTTTGTGTGCCAGATAGCTTCTCAAACTACAGAATTAGCCGTGAAGTGGGTTATTCAGAAAGAAGTATACAACGGATGAAGTCGGAAGCTCTAATAGAGTTTGCAGAAGCATATAAACACGGAAGAATAATTGCTTATAAATAATTTGGCGGTTTTTTGGCGGAATGATGGCGGTTTTTAGCTATTTACCAGTGATATTATGGTAGTGTCGAAAGATTAGTGATAGGTCTAAGACAAAATAATAATAAAAGGAACATCGTTTTATTATTGTTTCACAATTATGCTTCGATAGACAGTAGCGGAAATATTAAGAATAAGGATGTGAATTTCAACTCCTTCTAAATTGTTCTTATTATCTATCATCCATTGCTGTCTATTATTGGTCATTGACGGGAACGTAAGTTCGTGATATCTTATTGTCATAATCCTTATGATTATATCTGCTAGAAAAGAAGTTTAGAAAGCGATTGTTTTCTTGACTTCTTTTTGATTTAATTAATGTAGCAGATATTAACTACATAAGGAGAGTATTTAAATGGCAAAGCAAAAAATCCGTTTTAATTATTTTGAGCCTCAATTAATTATTGAAAACAATGATTTGGTAAAATGGGATATGAAGAAATTTTTAGATGCAATTTTAAATAATAAAAAAACTTTTGATGCATCAGTATTTTTAGGAGATGAAATATCAGATTTAGAATGGAATAGCTGTGATTACGATAGTTCTAATGATATATACTACATTCAGTTATCTAAGTTAAGATCAAAAAATATTCCTTCTCGGAAACGGATTAATCATGATAAAGAAGATATTAATTTAGCCGACGATGAATATTTAGGTGAATTTAACTTGTTGGTTTATGATCCTAAAGTGCAAGCTCTTATAGTTCAAAGTAATTTTTATGGATTGACTACTAAACAAATAGCACTGGCCTTAACCGGTTTAAGACAAAAAGTGAATAAAATTAATGGAACTTCTGATGGTGATATTCCATATGTGGTACATTTATCACCAGTAATTGATTCTAATGCTATTAATAAAGTTTTGAATAATGAAATTTATAGAAAAGTTACAATTAAAGGTGCTGATTATAATGCCATAGCGGATTCAGATCTTAATTCCCAATTGTTAAATAAAACTATCGATGCTCTTAACGAAATTCACGGAGTAAATTTTGAGTTGACGCTATCGATGGCTAAATCAGAAAAAAAGATACGCTAGATAAAAAAGAAGTTAGAACTATGATTGAAGATGTTATGAGACTAAGTGAGAAAGACGATTCAAATGTGGCGATGCATATCGCAACTAGAAAAGATATAGAGAGTTCGATAGAATATATTGATTTATTGACCCCTAGATTATCTTCCGAAATTATTCTAGATGTGAAAAATAGATCCACAATAGGAGCGGAATATATATATAATGGATTTAAAGAACAGAATTATTTTAATTCGAGTCAATATATGCAAAGAAAATTAATAAGATTATTACCTAATAATAATAAAAAATAAGGTGATCAAATGAATTTTGGCAAAAAAACCAAAGTAATATTTACTAAGGGGAATTTACTTGATAAGATTGACTATTTAAGATATGTTATTGATATTATTTTATGTATTATTGTATTAGTTGCATATAATAAAAAATATATGTTGAGTATTCGTGGAGCTATAAGTGATACAATTTCTTTTTCTTCAATTACCTTAGGCGTTTTGGGAGTATTAATTGGTTTATTGATGAGTTTGAAGGAAGAGTCCATTTTTTTTAAAAAAGCTCAAAAATATGATTTAGATAATGATATATATACATTTTTAATCAATAGAATGAGAAATGCTTTTATATTCAATCTTTTTTTATTGATTTTATCTGTTTTTTATTGTTTCGTTATTCCTAATATGCCATTTTTTATAAAGTGTATGGGTTTAATAATATGGTTCTTTCTATTTATAATTGTATCGTGGGACACCGTTTACTTAATTTGGATAATTGTCAAAATTTGTACTTTTAAAAGTAATGATGATTCTGTAAGAGAATCGAGAAGTTAATAATTATTGATAAGAAGATCACTCTTTGAGTGGTCTTTTTATTTTGCTCGAAAGGAGACGGAATATGACCGAGGAATTCTATAGATGGTTATTACAGTTGATAAGAGAAGATCGTTTGGTTAAGTTCTATCAGTCTCCTAAATGGCGCAGGCTTAGAGAGAAAGCGATGAAGCGAGATCACTATGAATGCCAGGAGTGTAGAAGACTTGGTAAGTATCATAGAGTAGAGAACATTCATCATATAAAGGAAGTCAAGGATAGACCTGACTTAGCTTTAGATTTAGATAATCTTATTTGTTTATGTGTTGAACATCATAATGAAGTTCATGGCAGATATCTTACAGCATTGGATAAACAAGAGAAGAAGATAGAAAGCTTTGATAACTTCGATGCAAGTGAAAGGTGGTAAGTGCATGGTCATCAATGACAATGGCAGAGAGTATGACACAGAAAAGATTGAAGAGTATTCATCTTATACACAAGGATTAATTAAACGTTTGATATACGTTCGCTATGTAGGTATTAGAGATCTGTTATCAGATAACTGTTGTAGCAAATACAAAGTGAACCAAGTAAGAGAAGCGTTAAATAAAGATAATAATATTGAAAGAATAAAAAATGTTTTCGGATATAGCATTGAAGAGATTAATTATTACATTGACTTCGCTGAAGCTTTCATTCCGATGGTGAGATAACCCCCCCTTAAAATAAATCGCAAATTTTTTTGGGGGTGATGAAACGGAGGGGGCTGTCAGGAAAAGAGATTTTTTCGAACTTTATCATGAAAGGAGGGTTAAAATGTTTAAAAACGAATTGTCTCAAAATCGCTACAGAGAAAAATTACGCCGCTCTTTAATAAGCCAATTGGAAAGTCAGAAAACAAATATTGAGCCATTCTTAGATAATGTTGATCGTTATATCAGTTTATGGGAAACGGCGATATCACTGGAAGAAGATATATCCGAGAACGGCATTAGACTGGAGAATGGTAAAAAGAATGAATCAGTAGCGTTGCTTGTTTCTGTTAACAAACAAATGGGATTGATGTTGGATAAACTTGCTATTACTCCTGAATTGGTAGGTGAAGCAAATGAATCAATTCCTGAGTTATAAGCATATTGAAAATTGGTTCAAAGCTATAGAAGAAGGCACTGTCAAGGTATGCAAAGAGCAATTATTGCTCAAGAAGTACCTAGAAGAAAGAGTTTTTACTAGAGAAGATATTTACTTCGATAAGCAGATGGTAGAGGATTCAATCAATATACCAGCACAATACTTTCCATTCGAATTAATTCCGTGGGAAAAATTTCTACAATGTTTTATTTATGGTGTTCGATGGAAAAAAGATAAAACGCTAGTGTTCAATAGATATCTTTCATTAATGGGACGTGGTAATGGTAAAACTGGTTTTGCTTCTTGGAACAACTTCTTTCTATTAACCGCTAAACACGGTATTAAAAATTATGATATTGATATCTATGCCAATAATGAGAGCCAAGCAAAGACTAGTTTTGATGATGTATTTAAAGTAATTAAAGATCATCCTGATTTAGATAAAAAAGTATTTAAAGCGACGAAGGAAGTTATTCAAAATATCGCTACAAATAGCAAGCTTCGTTATAACACGGCAAATGCTAGAACAAAAGATGGGAAACGACCGGGAGCAAACCGCTTTGATGAAATTCATGAAAATGAAGATTACTCAATGATAAATGTGGCTACTTCTGGTGGTGGTAAAATTCGAGATTATAGAGAATTTTATGATACAACTAATGGCCATGTTCGTGGTGGTCCGCTTGATGACATTATAGAAGAATCAAAAATGATTCTTTCTGGAGAACTTGGAATTGACAAGGATGGAGTAGAATTTTCTAGTTTGTTTCCATTTATTTGTCGCTTGGATAACGATAATGAAGTTGATGATCCCGACATGTGGGAAAAAGCTTGTCCAACCATTAATAACAATGCAGATTTAAAACGTAAAATGTTTCAAGAATACTCTCAAATGCAACGTAATGCTGGTTTAAGACTTACGTTCATGACAAAACGAATGAACAGACCTATGGAAGATACACGATTTGCTGTTGCTTCATATGATGATGTTCTGCATACGAAAGAAAAAGAATTTCCTGAAAAAATGGATGAAGTGATAGGAACAGTCGATTTTGCTGATAGACGAGATTTTGCCAGCGTTGGGTTGCTAGGAAAATATGATAAAGATGTGTATTTTACACAACATACTTTTATCCACGAATCAGCTCTTCGATTACAAAACATAAAACGAGAGGTTATAGATATTTCTATAGCTCAAGGTAAATCACAGATCGTTCACGGAAAAAATATAGAAGCTGATTATATTGTAGGTTGGTTTCTTGAAATGAGTAATAAATATTACATTAAAAAAATCGCTATGGATATGTACCGTGCAAAAATATTGAAGCCCGCTTTAGAAGAAGCCGGTTTTACTGTGGAAATTGTTCGAAGCGGATCTGCTACACATGGTATGTTAAAAGATCTGGTTGATGACCTTTTTATTAATCAACGTTTATATTTTGGCGATGATGCAATTATGCGTTGGTATTGCATGAATGTATATGAAGAGCATATTTCTAATGGGAATATACGTTATGAAAAAATAGAACCTGAGACTAGAAAAACGGATGGCTTTTTTTCATTCCTTCATGGTTTGAATTTTTTAGATGATATTTATGATTCTGCTCCTGTAACAGTCACAAATAGCTTAGTAGAAAATACAGGAACTGGATTTACTCCTCTAGTATTCTAACTTGAAAGGAGGTGAGAAAGTGGGGATTTTTCAAAAGGCGGTAGGATACTTCACAAAAAAAGCAACGGTTCCTTTAGAAGAATACTTTTGTAAATTGCAAGTTGATTTTGTGTATCGAAAATTTGCGATTGAAACTTGTATTGATTTGATTGCAAATGCGATGAGTAAAGCAGAATTCAAGTCATATGAAGATGGAAAAAATAAAAAGAATAATCTGTACTATAGGCTGAATGTAGCTCCTAATAAGAAAAATAATGCAACAGAATTTAGAAAAAAACTGATCAGGAGATTAATATTCTACAATGAAGTATTGATCGTTTCTCCGTCTAATAATTCTAGCGAAATATTTATTGCGGATAGTTGGGATGTCACAGAATATGCATTGAAAGATGATGTGTTTTCTCAAGTGCAAATTAATAATATAGTTCTTGATAGAGAATTTCTAGAAAGTGATGTTATCTATATAAAATACGCAGATCAACAAATTAGGCAACTAGTCGATGCGTATTATCAAGCGTATGGGAAACTCATTTCTAGTGCTATGAATGTTTACAAACGTTCTAACGCTCGCAGATACGTACTGAAAGGTAATTTGTTCCGATCGCAAGACAATACAACCCAAGACCAAATCAATAAAATGATGACATCACAATTTAAGGCTTTTATGGAAGCTGATAATGCA harbors:
- a CDS encoding phage replisome organizer N-terminal domain-containing protein, which translates into the protein MAEISWIKLKTTMFDDEKIRLIQAVPESDAIIVIWIRLLVLAGKTNDDGLIYIQRNMPYTEEMLATLFGKNVNTVRLALTTLANFNMIDLSSDGLIAISNWEKHQNIEGMDKVRLKNAERNRKYRERKRQERLKLENDVSVTSREGTDKDIEEDKDIDKEEKKGKYSDEHLRLAKKMQRNLTEDFPKEMNKVDIEKWADTIRLMEERDKASIEAIEYVINWLPTNEFWFGNIRSAKKLREKFEKLKFEIKADKKNHKKQSQKLQYSNPSEYDDLPI
- a CDS encoding ATP-binding protein, whose translation is MESLANAMEKLIRRVLVQSGKCPECSEPLYSWRAKNKDGSERCKPTCMSCGYKALRVKEDIQTERIYNDSLKARALSFFQNGSVLTDKTLFKCKMENYHVVDQETKIALERAKSYVNDVLLNHPAHFILSGKSGSGKSHLSMATAWEILERSNYDKKILFISYQELLEQIKFSYNNAELRKEIEGSLIADIKTTDLVVFDDIGAELGSGVSNSRQFTNNTLNTLLEARQNKATIITTNLSGPELREAYGERIVSRIFKNSEGYALKFQQTADKRIKPVKGSIA
- a CDS encoding DUF1064 domain-containing protein; the encoded protein is MNKYRNKKTVHRGIKFDSIAEAEYYDLALWQAEANGWKVKLQERFELMPKFELDGKKYRKIEYIPDFTFYKNGKLVKVVDVKGMQTKDFKIKAKLFCHQYQVPLILAKKYRNTFKEERF
- a CDS encoding antitoxin, with the protein product MTTEEVIQMRIRSIQREIDDLERTKAVMVNETARKAIDLHIENLRREIHRLEE
- a CDS encoding DUF1140 family protein — its product is MDLITQYSDIILKKIMMKIQKDKKSKERAELVKLEMAETGAGVRSSRHWKAAANIEFYYNEIQKGFDQMRELDRQTNWSKKLHQDRFKFVEKYREILNEYFEED
- a CDS encoding MazG-like family protein — protein: MDELITKVEQWAKDKGLDQADSSKQMLKTIEEIGEVAASLARKDEHGLRDGIGDVVVTLIILAMQNDMDLYECLNQAYNEIKGRTGKMVYGVFVKSSDLEEAE
- a CDS encoding ArpU family phage packaging/lysis transcriptional regulator; translated protein: MQLLREVDFKQTRCNARDVLKNFRRLERMAGRSLIDIKSPIITDMPKAPKHGNKAEDAIIQMMDIEAERDAILAALMALSLISRQILYYSFCVPDSFSNYRISREVGYSERSIQRMKSEALIEFAEAYKHGRIIAYK
- a CDS encoding DUF6731 family protein, which codes for MAKQKIRFNYFEPQLIIENNDLVKWDMKKFLDAILNNKKTFDASVFLGDEISDLEWNSCDYDSSNDIYYIQLSKLRSKNIPSRKRINHDKEDINLADDEYLGEFNLLVYDPKVQALIVQSNFYGLTTKQIALALTGLRQKVNKINGTSDGDIPYVVHLSPVIDSNAINKVLNNEIYRKVTIKGADYNAIADSDLNSQLLNKTIDALNEIHGVNFELTLSMAKSEKKIR
- a CDS encoding HNH endonuclease, whose product is MTEEFYRWLLQLIREDRLVKFYQSPKWRRLREKAMKRDHYECQECRRLGKYHRVENIHHIKEVKDRPDLALDLDNLICLCVEHHNEVHGRYLTALDKQEKKIESFDNFDASERW
- a CDS encoding P27 family phage terminase small subunit, translated to MFKNELSQNRYREKLRRSLISQLESQKTNIEPFLDNVDRYISLWETAISLEEDISENGIRLENGKKNESVALLVSVNKQMGLMLDKLAITPELVGEANESIPEL
- a CDS encoding terminase TerL endonuclease subunit, whose translation is MNQFLSYKHIENWFKAIEEGTVKVCKEQLLLKKYLEERVFTREDIYFDKQMVEDSINIPAQYFPFELIPWEKFLQCFIYGVRWKKDKTLVFNRYLSLMGRGNGKTGFASWNNFFLLTAKHGIKNYDIDIYANNESQAKTSFDDVFKVIKDHPDLDKKVFKATKEVIQNIATNSKLRYNTANARTKDGKRPGANRFDEIHENEDYSMINVATSGGGKIRDYREFYDTTNGHVRGGPLDDIIEESKMILSGELGIDKDGVEFSSLFPFICRLDNDNEVDDPDMWEKACPTINNNADLKRKMFQEYSQMQRNAGLRLTFMTKRMNRPMEDTRFAVASYDDVLHTKEKEFPEKMDEVIGTVDFADRRDFASVGLLGKYDKDVYFTQHTFIHESALRLQNIKREVIDISIAQGKSQIVHGKNIEADYIVGWFLEMSNKYYIKKIAMDMYRAKILKPALEEAGFTVEIVRSGSATHGMLKDLVDDLFINQRLYFGDDAIMRWYCMNVYEEHISNGNIRYEKIEPETRKTDGFFSFLHGLNFLDDIYDSAPVTVTNSLVENTGTGFTPLVF
- a CDS encoding phage portal protein; protein product: MGIFQKAVGYFTKKATVPLEEYFCKLQVDFVYRKFAIETCIDLIANAMSKAEFKSYEDGKNKKNNLYYRLNVAPNKKNNATEFRKKLIRRLIFYNEVLIVSPSNNSSEIFIADSWDVTEYALKDDVFSQVQINNIVLDREFLESDVIYIKYADQQIRQLVDAYYQAYGKLISSAMNVYKRSNARRYVLKGNLFRSQDNTTQDQINKMMTSQFKAFMEADNAGAVFQLQNEYTLEDFSGNFQSNSRDIKNLIDDIFEMTAAAFHVPKNLLKGDMSGLSDQVDAFLMFEIIPIAELIQDAFNASLYEAEEYLSGNFVRVDTTMIKITSFKDLVDAIDVGIRNGVFTINEGRERVGNDRSDKAMADEIFITKNNQQVSKGGEANDDNENISSSKE